CCCCTTGTATTGGGTTGCGCTTGATCACACGGGCAACAGTCATACCCGCGCGCGGATGTGGGTCGTCTGCAAACTGATGGAGGCCCTTCCAGCACGACGCTGGAAGGGCTTGGTCGCCGACCGGGAATTCATCGGCGCCGAATGGTTCCGTTTTCTTCGGCGGAAGGGTATTCGCCGGGCGGTTCGGATCCGCAAGGACACCGTACTGGACGAACTCTCAGCAGACACTTGGTTCCAAGACCTTCGCCCCGGGCAATTTCGGATGATCGCGGAGAACACGGAAGTTTTCGGGGAACGGATGCGAGTCGTGGCCACCAGGTCACCCGCGGGTGACCTCGTCATCATCGCAACAGATTTTGGCGTCTGGGAGACATGGAAGCTCTACAAACTCCGCTGGACGATTGAGTCCACCTTTAGTTCGTTGAAAGACAGAGGGTTTGATCTGGAGCGAACCGGAATGACAGACCCCAAACGATTGGAGCGCCTGTTCGGGCTGGTGACCCTGGCCTGGCTGAGCTGCCTGCGGGTCGGGGTCTGGCGCCACGAGGCGAAACCAATCCAAGTCCTGCCTCATGGCCGCAAGGCGATGAGCGTGGTGCGGTATGGTTCGGAATATCTTCGCAATGTGTTGCGCTGGATTCCAGACGAACTTGCCAAAATCCTTCAAGTCCTGGTCAGCCCTTTTTCTTCACTGGGACAATCAAAAAGTGAAGTTTTCAGCTACTGAGCGGGCGTGCAAATTCAGGAACTCTTGAGCGCGTTTCCGCCGTCTAAATCCCTGCTGACGTCGTTCTTGTCGCCGCGTGGAACGATGTTCTTGCAAGGTGATGTTATTGCAACGCGCCGCGGAGATCACTTGCTGGTGGTCAACACTTTTCAGGCTGGAGATCTCGCGGATTGCGGCTCCATAGCTGCGGAGCGGCCCCAGTATGAATGACCTCTGGGAAGTCATATTCACCCAGGATTCGGGCTAGGAAGGTCTTCGCAGCCTCAATATCGCGGTGGCGCTGAAGGAGGATACCCTGCACGAAACCGTGCTCATCCGCAGCTCTACATAGCCAATGCCGGACGCCATTGACGCTCGTATACATGTCGTCCAGATGCCACCGGGAACCCCGGCGGGGTTCCCGGTGGCGCAGTTCCTCAGCGAAGAGGGGAGCAAATTTGATACACCATTCGCGGAGAGTCTCGTGGCTGACCTGCTGGGCCGCGCTGGCACAGCAATTCTTGGACATCTCTGTAGCTGAGCGGGAAGCGATGATACAACCAAACCGCGTGCTAAATGATCGTCATCGGAAAACGGTAGCGGTACGGTTTCGGGTCAGTCACGGATGGTCAGCTTAACCCGCCCCAGTTAAGGCAACACAACCCATGGTGGGGCTCCAAAAGGAAAGTTCCCATATTGGGCGAGCAGATCAACTCTTACAAGTTCTTCATACAGAAGTCCAAATTTTTTCATTAACACTTCATACGTGAAGAGGCAGGCGCCTAAACTTAATTCCCACTTCAGATAGACACCAGAAAAGTTATTTTTCTCGCTTTACTGGATTTTCTTCATCTAGTGGAGGATATCGCCTGAGGAATTTATGTGTCTAAATCAAGGCACGCAACAAAGCTTCCTAGGCCGCTAGGTAAGTTGTTTATCCTCAAAGTCAATGCACTTTGAGCGGCTTTGTTGATGATTTCCTGGAGGCTCCTATGAACATGAACGTCAAACTAGGTATGGCTGCGTTAACCAGTGTGCTCCTGCTCGCCTCTTGTGGTGGCAACACGCCCGTCGTGAATCCTCCCGCCGTCACTGTCGGCATGGTCTCTCTCCCGGCCAACCCCAATGGCTACACCCTGACCATCCGCGACAGTGCCGGTGTGATCGTGGCTCCAGGCAACTACGGCAGCCTGACGCCGGGCAACTACACGGCGACCTACAGCAAAGACGGCTTTATTCCTGAGACTCAGAACTTGACCGTCACCGCGGGTGGCACCACCAATCTGGCCTACCCCACCCTGCGGGCCAACACCGTCAGCGGCGCGTTCTACATGGACGCCAACGGCAAAATGGTCGCCATCACCAAAGACGACCTGAACAACGCCGGCACCAAATTTGTCTTCTACTCCTGGCTTGAAAATGAAACGGGCGGCATCGATCCGGCCAAAGTCGGCGGCATCACCGACCCCGCTGCCCCGACCGCTGGCGAGATGGACGAAGTCGCCCCCTTGCTGAGTCAGAACGTGGCAGGTGGCTACGTGGGCTACAAGGCCGCTGACGGCAACGTGTACCCCATTGTCGGTGCCAACGTGCGCTGGGACATTCTGGAGCAGACCGGCAGCGTGCGTTTTGCCGCCGCGGATGACGGTGGCCAGGCCTCTGGTTCCCCGGTCACGGGCCAGGACATCAACGACAATGCCCTGAGCGCCAATACCTACACCAATAGCGCGACCGGCAACAACGTGCGCTTTCCCAGCAGCACCGAGTACCCGCTGTACAACGTGACCGGCGTCAATACGCCCGACACCAACGGCTTTACCTGGACGGCCCTGAACCACGACCCTGCTGTGACCACCACCGCCACGGCCCGCATTCGCGCCATCGCTTACGTCAACGGCACCGAAGTCACCAAGCGCTTCCTGAACAAGACGTTTGCCCCCAGCGCCCGCCTGACCATCGTCAAGGCCCCCAAAGACAATCAGGCCGGCATCAATCAGTCCCGTGACTTCACGGTCACGGTCAGCAACACCGGCGCAGGCCCCGCGACCGCCATCCGCCTCAGTGATGTCCTGAAGTCTGGCGACGCCGCGGCCTACAGCGTCACGGCCCCCGCCGGAACCACCGCCAACGCCACAGACGGCTTCGACGCCACCTTCGACCTCGCTGCCGGAGCCAGCCGCACCTTTACGTTGCCTGCTCAGGCCAGCGCTGTCGGCGTCTACTGTGACGTTGCCACCATCGTCAGCTACAACAACGGCGCGTTCGGCACCGTGACTCCCACCCTGTCCGATCAGGCCTGCCTGACGGTCACGGCCCCCAACCTCGGCATCAGCAAGACGCTGGGCACCCTGGACACCGCCGGAGCCTTCACGCCGATCGCCAGCGGCGTCGTCGTCGGCCCGAACGTGCCCGTCGTGGCCCGCATCACGGTCAGCAACAACGGCAATGCCCCCGCCACCAACGTGGTCGTTACCGACGCACTCGCCAACGCTACGGTGGCTGCCAACTACGCCATTCAGGGCGCTGTCACCGCCGCGCCTCAGGCCGTGGCCGTGACCAAGGCTGGTGACGACGGCTTTACCACAGGGGCATTTACTCTGGCCGCCGGAGCCACCCAAACCTTTACCTTCGCCGCCAGCGGCACCGTCGACGGCGATTACTGCGACCAGGGCACCTTTACGGCCACCAGCAACAACGGCGTCGCCGTTACGGGCGCTTCGGGCATCCCCTGCTTCAAGGTCGCCTCGCCGCTCCTGGCCATCACCAAGGTCAACAACCAGATCGCAGGCCAGCCTGCCCTCAACCAGCTGACGCCCGGCAGCAGCTATCAGAGCGTCATCACGGTGACCAACTCCGGCTCGGCCACGGCCACTGCCGTGGCCGTGAAGGACTTGCTGGGCAACCTGAACAACGTGTTCATGAACTACGGCAGCGGCAGCTACACCGTCACGGGCACCGCGCAGGCCGGCAGCGTGACCTTTGACGCCGCGACCCGCACCGTCAGCACCGTTCCCGCCACTGTGAACTTGGCCCCCGGTCAGGTGCTGACCCTCACCCTGACCAGCAGTGTCGCCGCTGGCACGCCTCGCGGCAGCTACTGTGACACCGGCAGCTTCACCAGCACCAACGGCGGCACGGGTCAGGCTCAGGCCTGCGTGACCGTCACGTCCTTCATCTCCGAGCAGACCCAGCTCACTGACACGGTTGACCCCATTCGTGCGGGCGACACGGTCGGCACGATCCTGGCGAGCGCCGCCAGCGTCGAGCCGGGCTCCAACGAAGGTGCGCTCAACAACGTCTTCATTTACAACTTCGGTGCCATCGATCCTGTTCAGCAGACCCCGGGCATCTTCAACTTCACCGATTCTCAGGTCTACTACGACCCCACGCCGACCCGTGATCCTCAGACCGGAGCGATCATCACCGACTACCTCAACGGCACCAGCACCCGCTTGACCGTGGGCGCCGGGGCAGGCCAGTACACCGTGAGTGCCGAAACGGGTGTGGGCCAGCAGACCATCACGCTGAACCCAGCCTTCCGTGTCGCGCCCGGCGGCGTGGTGTTTGTGCGTACGCAGGTCACGGCCCCCGCCGGAACTGCCGCCCGCCAGTACCAGGAAACCTTCCGCTGGAACAACACCGCCGAAAGCAGTGGCCAGGCCCAGACCAACTTCAAGGCCGAATCCACCACCGTCGTTCCCTAAATCTTCTCACGAGGCCGATGACACCGTGTTGTCGGCCCCTGAAGACCCTCAGGCGGTGCCTGAGGGTCTTCTTTGTTGAACATGAAGAGGGCACACCGTCTGTCACGTCGACAGCTGGCACAGAAGGGAGGCAGAGGAACGAATGATCACCACCCTCGGCAAGACCCTGCGCGTCGCTCGCAAGGCTCGTCATCTGACCCTCACAGAGGTAGCGACGGCCACTGGGATCAGTAACACGCATCTCAGTCGGCTGGAGAATGGCCGAATTGAGAAGCCCGGCAGGGACATCCTGGCCAAACTGGCCCAGGTGTACAGCATTCCGGATCAGATCTTGTTCGACCTGTCCAGTCGCGGGGCGTCTTCAGATCGGACTGAGCTTTCCCGCACGGTGCTTCAGCTGGTTCTGAATGCTGCGGAGGTGCTGACCGAGGAAGACTGGTTGGTTCTCCAGAGCGTGGTGGAAGGCATCATGGCCCTGCGCCGGGTAGGGAGTAAGAGCCTATCCGGAAAATATAATCTACTGATAGGCGATGACAACGACGCAACCCCATCAAGACCAGATCGATGACCAGCACACGCTTGGGGAGGTATCAGATGAACTCTGGATTCGTCTCGCCCCTGTCCTCGTGATCGAAAAGCCTAGGAAGAAGAGTGGGCGTCCCGCGTGGGACGCCCGCTCCATGTTCAACGGGATGATCTGGCTGGCCCGAACCGGCCATCAGTGGAGTCAACTGTCCCGCCGATATGGCCCAACATCGACCGTCCACGAGCGGTTGAGTGGAACACGGATGCTTCTGTGCGGCGTGGGCCATCGTACTCGAAGAGTACGACCAGGAGATCGGGATTGACGGGGAGTGGCAAGCCGCCGACGGAAACATGGTGAAAGCCCCTCTTGGGAAAAGGGGGGCGCTGGTGCGCCGCAAGCCACGGGCAGCAACCCCACTAACCGAGGGACAGCCGCGGCTCGCGCTGTTGGAGAAGGATGTTGGTTGGCGGGGGGCATGGAGGTGTGGAGTGGTGCGGGGCTGATGGATCTGGACGGCGTATGGAGAGATGAGCCCGGGAGCAAAGCACGGTTGTCGGAAGGTGCAGATGGGGTCAGGGGTCGGTCAAGCGGCCGATCCGCAGGTCATAAATTTCGCGTCTTAGGAGCACCTCGCAAAGAGCTTGACGGGTTCAGCACCGGACTTGGTGGGGAGAGTTGTTGGGGCTGACGGCTGGTCGGGGAGCCTTGCGTGGAGGGAAGAACGGTTGAGCGTTCAGTGCAAGGCGGCTCGCCCTGTTGAAGAAGGATGTCCGTTGGCGGGGGGCATGGAGGTGTGGAGTGGTGCGGGGCTGATGGATCTGGACGGCGTATGGAGAGATGAGCCCGGGAGCAAAGCACGGTTGTCGGAAGGTGCAGATGGGGTCAGGGGTCGGTTTGGTGGCCAACGTTCAGGCTGGGGAGTGTGCGTTCGGTGAGGGCTTCGGCCAGCGGTTGATCGGCAGACTGCCGGATCTGTTCGGGAGGTGTGAGGCTGCGGGCGAGTTGGGGAAACACCTCCGGTGGATCACGGAGGCAGCATGGTGGGTTGCCCGTGATCTGTGTTCGGTGGTTCACCACAGATGAATGTGGGTGGTTGGTGGAGAGGGTGGCCTGGAGAACTGGTCGTCAGCGGTGAGTTGTTGGCGGACGCAGTTGACCTGAAGGCGGCGAGGTTTGCGTGCGGTGAGCAGTTGGGCAAGCGGTTGACCGGTCGGCTGCACCGGTAAGGTTGAGGTGAACGGCGATCGCGTGTTGCCAAAGGGTGCGAGCGCAGATGAGGGCAGCGGCGCTGTGGGCGGGACGACGGACGCCAATCAGGTTGGGGAGGATGCTGATGATCGCCGTGATTATGAGGAGTTCAAGAAGCGTGAACGTTTGCTCGTGCCCTCAGGAGGCCCGTGACGGGGTGGGTGAGTGGGGTTGAGGGTACACGCACCCTATTGATTGATACTGGTAGAGATTGAAGTTGCTTTTAGTTCAAGGCGGCAGGCTGGAACACGTCCAGCACAAGACTTGACTCGATCTCACGACTTAGATTTACACCTGTACCAATGGTGTCGGTATTTTCGTACTAATGGAGATTAGTATGAAAGCGCACGTGACCTTCAGAGTGTATCGGCTCAAACCGTCCGCAACTAGGCCAATTCCTTTTGCCCTCAGGACTTGCCAGAGGGGGCTTCCTGGCCTTCCTGTGAGGTCGAGCGTTTTGAGGCGTCTCAGCCGCACTTTTCATTGCCCACCGGAGTCTGGCCAGAGTTGAAAGGGCCGTTTTCCCTCCAG
Above is a genomic segment from Deinococcus sp. QL22 containing:
- a CDS encoding helix-turn-helix domain-containing protein → MITTLGKTLRVARKARHLTLTEVATATGISNTHLSRLENGRIEKPGRDILAKLAQVYSIPDQILFDLSSRGASSDRTELSRTVLQLVLNAAEVLTEEDWLVLQSVVEGIMALRRVGSKSLSGKYNLLIGDDNDATPSRPDR
- a CDS encoding DUF11 domain-containing protein, with amino-acid sequence MNVKLGMAALTSVLLLASCGGNTPVVNPPAVTVGMVSLPANPNGYTLTIRDSAGVIVAPGNYGSLTPGNYTATYSKDGFIPETQNLTVTAGGTTNLAYPTLRANTVSGAFYMDANGKMVAITKDDLNNAGTKFVFYSWLENETGGIDPAKVGGITDPAAPTAGEMDEVAPLLSQNVAGGYVGYKAADGNVYPIVGANVRWDILEQTGSVRFAAADDGGQASGSPVTGQDINDNALSANTYTNSATGNNVRFPSSTEYPLYNVTGVNTPDTNGFTWTALNHDPAVTTTATARIRAIAYVNGTEVTKRFLNKTFAPSARLTIVKAPKDNQAGINQSRDFTVTVSNTGAGPATAIRLSDVLKSGDAAAYSVTAPAGTTANATDGFDATFDLAAGASRTFTLPAQASAVGVYCDVATIVSYNNGAFGTVTPTLSDQACLTVTAPNLGISKTLGTLDTAGAFTPIASGVVVGPNVPVVARITVSNNGNAPATNVVVTDALANATVAANYAIQGAVTAAPQAVAVTKAGDDGFTTGAFTLAAGATQTFTFAASGTVDGDYCDQGTFTATSNNGVAVTGASGIPCFKVASPLLAITKVNNQIAGQPALNQLTPGSSYQSVITVTNSGSATATAVAVKDLLGNLNNVFMNYGSGSYTVTGTAQAGSVTFDAATRTVSTVPATVNLAPGQVLTLTLTSSVAAGTPRGSYCDTGSFTSTNGGTGQAQACVTVTSFISEQTQLTDTVDPIRAGDTVGTILASAASVEPGSNEGALNNVFIYNFGAIDPVQQTPGIFNFTDSQVYYDPTPTRDPQTGAIITDYLNGTSTRLTVGAGAGQYTVSAETGVGQQTITLNPAFRVAPGGVVFVRTQVTAPAGTAARQYQETFRWNNTAESSGQAQTNFKAESTTVVP
- a CDS encoding IS4 family transposase yields the protein MITAQSVNHRDLGPHLPGSSSPEAKKRRVERAVHDEQLTAQVFLALLLVQLPPGKILMSLDRTTWEHGESPLNLLVLGAVVHGFTIPLYWVALDHTGNSHTRARMWVVCKLMEALPARRWKGLVADREFIGAEWFRFLRRKGIRRAVRIRKDTVLDELSADTWFQDLRPGQFRMIAENTEVFGERMRVVATRSPAGDLVIIATDFGVWETWKLYKLRWTIESTFSSLKDRGFDLERTGMTDPKRLERLFGLVTLAWLSCLRVGVWRHEAKPIQVLPHGRKAMSVVRYGSEYLRNVLRWIPDELAKILQVLVSPFSSLGQSKSEVFSY
- a CDS encoding transposase, whose amino-acid sequence is MTTTQPHQDQIDDQHTLGEVSDELWIRLAPVLVIEKPRKKSGRPAWDARSMFNGMIWLARTGHQWSQLSRRYGPTSTVHERLSGTRMLLCGVGHRTRRVRPGDRD